GGCCAGCGCATCGATCTCCGCAGCCCGCTCGTCCACCATCCGCCCGGGATGCTCCATCGAAGGGCGGCCCAGCGCATGCGCCAGCCCCCGCTCCTCCCGGTCCAGCAGCCCCCGTACCGTCCGCAGCGCACGGTCCCGCAGCTGCTGCACCCGGTCCAGCTCCTCGCCCACATCGGGCACGATCTTCTTCGCCGCGTCCGTCGGCGTGGAGGCCCGCAGATCCGCGACCAGGTCGAGCAGCGGGGAGTCCGGCTCATGGCCGATCGCCGACACCACCGGCGTACGGCACGCGGCGACCGTACGGATCAGCTGCTCGTCCGAGAACGGCAGCAGGTCCTCCACGCTGCCGCCGCCCCGCGCCACGACGATCACGTCGACGTCCGGCAGGTCGTCCAGCTCCTTCACCGCCTGGACGACCTGATTCACCGCGTGCACCCCCTGCACCGCCGTGTTGCGCACCTCGAACCGCACTGCCGGCCACCGCCGCCGCGCGTTCTCCAGGACGTCGCGCTCGGCGGCCGATGCCCGGCCGCAGACCAGCCCGATCAGCTGCGGCAGGAAAGGCAGCGGCTTCTTGCGGTCGAGCGCGAAGAGCCCCTCCGAGGCCAGCGACTTCTTGAGCTGCTCAAGGCGGACCAGCAGCTCACCGATGCCGACCGGCCGTATCTCCGTGGCCCGCAGGGACAGCTGTCCCCGGGGCGTGTACCACTCGGGCTTGGCGAGGACGACGACCCGCGCCCCCTCGGTCACCACATCCGCGATCCGGTCGAAGACCTGCCGGAAGCACGTCACGCTCACCGAGATGTCCTGCGAGGGGTCGCGCAGGGTCAGAAACACCACGCCGGCGCCCGGCCGCCGCGACAGCTGGGTGATCTGCCCCTCGACCCAGACGGCACCGAGCCGGTCGATCCACCCGCCGATGAGCCGCGACACATCACCGACGGGCAGCGGAGCTTCGGGCGACGTCTGGAGAGCCATGCTAGCGAGCGTATCCGCCCCCACCGACAATCAGCCGACGGCTACAGCGGCCACTCCCACTCGCCCCGGGGACCGCCCCTCTCCTCAGACCACGCGCTGCCCCCACTGCAACGCGAACACCACCAGCCCCACCCCCAGCCAGCACACCCCCACCACCTGGGCGCTCGCGGTCGCCTCCACGATCACCGCGATCAGCACCCCCGCACCCACCACCGGCACCAGCACATGACGCCACCAGCTCGGCGGCCCCGCCATCCGGCGTACGGCGAACCACCCGACCACCGACGCGTGCAGCAGCACGAACGCCGTCAGCGCACCGACGTCGACAACCGACACCAGATGGTCGAGACCGTCGGCGCGCCGGGCCGCCCACACCGCCGCCACCAGCGTCACCGCCGCGGCCAGCAGGATCGCCGCCCGCGGCACCCCGGAC
This sequence is a window from Streptomyces sp. NBC_01217. Protein-coding genes within it:
- the xseA gene encoding exodeoxyribonuclease VII large subunit; translated protein: MALQTSPEAPLPVGDVSRLIGGWIDRLGAVWVEGQITQLSRRPGAGVVFLTLRDPSQDISVSVTCFRQVFDRIADVVTEGARVVVLAKPEWYTPRGQLSLRATEIRPVGIGELLVRLEQLKKSLASEGLFALDRKKPLPFLPQLIGLVCGRASAAERDVLENARRRWPAVRFEVRNTAVQGVHAVNQVVQAVKELDDLPDVDVIVVARGGGSVEDLLPFSDEQLIRTVAACRTPVVSAIGHEPDSPLLDLVADLRASTPTDAAKKIVPDVGEELDRVQQLRDRALRTVRGLLDREERGLAHALGRPSMEHPGRMVDERAAEIDALAGRGRRVLGHLLDRADSELAHTRARVVALSPAATLERGYAVLQRADGHVVRAPADAGAPGDVLRARVSGGEFAVRVSE